Genomic window (Gadus chalcogrammus isolate NIFS_2021 chromosome 3, NIFS_Gcha_1.0, whole genome shotgun sequence):
TTCCACAGGAACAGGGCGTTGGTGAGTACTGCCAGCACCCAGCCCACAGGGACCGTGTACAGCAGACATATCCCGAACAACAGTCCTCCGTAGAACCTGcacataggcaaggcaaggcaagtcaaggcaactttatttatatagcacttttcatacacaaggcagactcaaagtgcttcacatataaacattgtcatacaataaaataaaataatagataagtaaaagaaaacgtatgcaaagaaatgagtaaaatagaaagtgcaatgtatttaagatcagatcaacagtctctctggtacccacgtcgggactccaacccgacttAAAGGAATTTGGTACCCaagtcgggttggagtcccgatgCAGAGGAaattggtcctttctctgggactccaacccggattctagtcaatttctattctaggactctaattctattctaggactctaacccagattctaggactctaacccagaaaCACGTCGGGACACATAGCGCAAGCATGCACATCAACACCAATAATGAGCGGAAGACAAGTTTAtgtgtagtactttgtaggTTTGTGACTAATGCCCACACTGGGATTGTCTGCCGCACTTACCTAGAGGACTCCACATGACTGTCCCAGTACAGGACCTTGAAAAGAGATTCTGCTGTCAGGCAGGCAGAAACCAGCCAGTCATCTAGCTGCTTCAATCTGTCAAAAAGAGATTCTGCATGTAAAGGAAATACCATACGATTCTTCACCACAGCAATCCCCAAATCACCTCAGACAGTACGAGTGTGTAATATATCTAGTTACTTCCTGCTTATATGAGACTCACAGGTCTTTGACTTCCAGCATTGCCTCCTGCTTGGTAAGATGCACCTTCTGCAGGTCCCGGCGGTGAACAGCGTGAAAGCGCTTATTTTGAAGCTCCGTGTCCGACGTACTGCCCCCACACCTGTCCTGCAGGTAGCCCAGGGAGGCGGGCACAGACACCGCCAGCACGCTCACTAAAAACCAACCCACTGGCACGAGAGAGGGCCACAGAGGTGGTGGTACAAAGATTATTACAACACACTGTCAGTGAGAGCGGAGTGTGTCAAATGTTCACTTTCTTACCTTCACTTAGCGTGAGGAAGAAGAAGTTGAGAACCGTGCAGACAAGCATTGAGCACACAGGCATCCTCCACCTGAGAGACAAGAGATACATATCTATTGACAGGGCTGTAGAGTCTATGAAGAACTGAAGAATACTATGcaatctttgtttttttttcgtaCATGTTATTCTTAACCCTTGCTGGCAGGATTAGCGTTAGTCATTAGATGTGGGCCTACCTAAGgtgaaatatatttaaaaacgcACCCAAGCAGGAAGCGGGTCAGCTCCACTGCATCTGTAACTGGCTCTAAAAACAATGTCATCCGCTTGTACGACACGACCATCTTTAGGAGGTCGAAACAAGGTGCTGAGCGTGGGCTTCCAAGTTCAGATGGATCCGGAGACCCGGGTATATCTTTGGAGGACATGTGCACAAGCTCGCCTCGCTCCCCTGCAACCTGTGAGGGGTCCTGGCCCTGGGACACCCCTGCAGCGGGCATCATTTTTAATTTTCGGCTTtaaaaaagaaggaaataatTACGTAAGTCAAAATGAGAGAGTTCAGCATCCGCTCTATCATAACACaaatattattgtttttgtaatgcaGCTAGTAGCTGTAGTACTAGACATGCAAGGAGGATAAATACCGCTCATACACAACAGAAACGGAAAGTAGTGTCATGTCAACTTATGATATAGAATTAGAATGATAGTATATATAGTGTAGATAATACCTGACTATAATCTAGATAATGCTCGATTCAACTTGGGCAGCGATGCACGTCAACGCTTTACGCGAAGCGATCTGTCGGACAGATGATAAGTGGCGAAGACTTTCCAGAATCAATCCTTCTTCAGGCAATGCGATCTCCACCCATATGACAATCCTTCGAAGCCTTCCATTGGAAATAGCTATTTAACATGATACTGATGTCGAATACTAATGAGGTTAGTTTGTTCAACTTGCTAGGGTGTATCTTGTTTTGGAGCTGGCTTCGCCACCTTTCAGATTTAGCCGGACTTCCTGTATGAGCGAATCGAGGCTGGCTAGTAGATCTCAGAAAAGCCTATTTTTATGATTATCATTGAAAGGTTGTTATTATTTCGACCTGAATTCACGGTACAAAGGTACCACATCCTCTGTCagataaaaacaaatataaagaaatacGAGAAAAATTATAGGCCCCCGTTCAAGGATTGGATGATTCACATTTTAATCACAATTTAAGACCCcccacgcgcacacgcacgcacacgcacgcacacgcacacgcacgctcacacgcacacacgcacacacacacacacacacacacacacacacacacacacacacacacacacacacacacacacacacacacacacacacacacacacacacacacacacacacacacctaggttTGTCGCCAACGCTTCACCCTATAGCAAGATTATGGATAACAACTATTCCTTTGTGTCCTTGACCATGAAACCAAGCTGCCCACATGGTGGTTCAAATGTTAAACAAATGGGAATATTTGAATGGTTTTCAATATAAGATAATGATTGGGGAAGAAGAGCTTAGACTGTGCTTGCGCAATTCGTTCATGGCCACGTTCAAATTGTTCTCTTACAAAAACATTTCTTTTATATAGttaatttcatcattttatttgtgtgtgttgttcacaTCAGTGATAGATAGGTAATGTCAACATAAATGACGACATCCAATGTAAAGATATAGGGATTTATTATACGTTCATGACgaggaagccccccccccattcctttCAAATCTATACATCTTATCTAGCATACAGCTTTAAGGTGTCGATTTTTGTACTCAACATTCTGGTCAGGAAGTATGTGTTGTAGAGTGTAGAGTTTCTGTACATCCCAGACTCTCCTCTCGGATTCAGGATGCACAGATGTCCAAGAGCTAAGAGATCATACTTTCATCAAACCAGCCTCAGTTGATGATCACGGGCCAGAAAATAACTTGCACATTAAGTTATTAGATAATTCATTGTTTTACTGAATTGCATATTTGGGTTGCGTAAGAGATTAAGACAAAATGTAGTGGTACAACACTAGATAGTTAAGCAATGTCAGGGTGTATTTAAACATTTTTGTAAGACACAATATTCAATGCTTTTAATTGAATAACCTTTTGTTGTTACTTCTCATTAAATAAaacactatatatatacatatatagttcTTGATAAAACTACATTTCATGTCACATATGGGTGAAAATGACTGTATAGGCTTTATAGAGCCTGAAATCAGTTAGACCAATCCTGAAATGAAGAGTAGAAGCTTTGTGGTTGAGAGCGCACAACTCTGTTCTTGCAGATACATCAGAAATTATTGCAGATTTCTTTCTGTCCGTATGTTTTCCTCATAACAGTGTGAAAAACATGATATCGGACATGATTTAGAATAACTATATCTCATGCACTCATATTTTTTTGGATAAGTAATACAGATTGCAACATCAGCTGGAGCTAGCTTAAATTtcaaacagacaaaaacacttTACCTTCCCACCAACACAGTTCTGCCAATCTGCCATTCCGCTCCAGTCATAAGCACTGCTGAAGCATGATTTCATTGTCAACACTTTGTTCAACACCTTGTTTTTGTTGCGTTCTAAAGTTTTGGTTATAGGGTTACAAAGGTGACGAGAGACTCTACTTCACATTTGAAGTGTGAATAATGGTGAAGGTCGGGTTCAGGATCTCGGAGGGAAAGCAGTGTCAGCTGTACTGTAACAGTCTGCTCTTGGTGCTGCAGACCAGgcggtgtgtgtttggcagAACGGTCTCAGAACTGTAACATACAGCAGTTCTCTGGGAAATGAGAATACTGCCTCACTGCATGTGGTTAAAAACGTTTCAACTTTAAGCTGTATCACTTTTGTTTTGGCTCTTCCACCGATCTTAAAGGGTGCTCCGAGCAGTATTTATTTGTTAAAATAACTGATAAATAGCTCTATATTTTGACAGCTATCACTGATCAAGAGTGTTTGGTCAGCATAATGGGTCACAAGTCCATTCACGATGCAGTaaacagaagaaaataaaaagtggTATCCTGTTCCCATTTCATCCAATCAAGAGAGCGAAAAGGAGGCCACCCCCTCTGCAAGCAGAGGGTCCACGCGCACGTCGCGCAGGCGGCAGGACTTCAGTGTTGACCGACAAGGGCGGAAGAGGAGAAGTTACCAATTCCAGGAACAGCTTACACATACGAAACACGCCACACGGGAAAATAAAACGGCAGATGAAAAGCTGCCAGGAAAGAAAGACAGGAGGCATGCAAGGCACGCTTTCTTGGTGacggggggaaagggaggggatTGCTAGTTGCAAATGGAGAGGAAGTGAGCCTAAACAACGACATTGCTTAAAGCGCCTTTAACACTGGGACGATTTTGCATATGAAGGCCAGGTTCAAAAGTGTGAAGCGCTTTTGATTATGGTCTAATGAAATGTCTAGGTAAAAGTATGTGATTTCATTAAGGGGATTCCAGAGTGTCTCATAGGTACATAGCTTTATCTATTAAAAGTTAGTTAGTAGTCATTAACGTCTACTCAAGGCACTGAGGCAAACGTGGAGAAATATCCTTCGGGGGAAAATCTTCTCCTTTTGGCCTCAACCCCACACCATCATCAACATCTATCTCTGGCATCCGAAATGTCCATTTGAACGAGTAGCCGTGAAGGGTAGGAATTATTTCCATTTGGTCACCTTTCCTGAAACCTGCACACTGAAGACACTGGATTCCTTTCTTCAATCCACACAACCTTGACACCTTCTTCTGGCTGTGGTCCCGCTTTGTGCCGCCTCTGCTTTCACTCCTTCACCACCAGGTGAAGAAGGGCCTCCTGCTCTGGAAGCTCTGTGTGTATGACTCGCTGTTGGCTCTCTGAGGCGCCCGTGCCGTCTCCACCATCACCGGGGGCATCTGGACCAGCTGGAGGGGGCTTTTGCCGTCCTTCAGCGCCTGACACAGGTTGAGGATCTTGCAGGGAGAAAACGCTGGGGTGAGGTTTAGTGGGGAGACTGGTAATGTTACAGCAAACTATTGGTATCGCTAAGCACACTCAAATCGGTCGAGAAAATAAAAGGATTGGTTTTTGCAGTTCTACAAACATGCTTGATGTAGAAACTGCTCATCGATTAAGATGTGTTAGTGCATAGTGTTTGGATGTGGGTAGCTTTATTCAAGGTATTGAAACTTAATGTTTGAGTTTTTATTTGTTACAGTTTTAGCCAATCTTACCTGGCCCCTCATTACGGCGACTTGCTTGTGGAACTGTCCTCTGTCAAAACCTGGATCTTTctgtaaaatgtaaattatGTCAATTATTGGCAAGAAATACTGGCTAGAAAAAATCGAGTATAATGATCAAAGGGCTCCTCTTTTCCCTCATTCAAGGATGGAATGATGTCCAtgttcttcttcctccttcgCCCAGCACTAACCAACCCACCTTCACCCAGCACTAACCAACCCACCTTCACCCAGCACTAACCAACCCACCTTCACCCAGCACTAACCAACCCACCTTCACCATGGCTGATTGTTTCCTGATCAGTGTTGGGGGCTACAATGTAACGCGTTGGGAGTACTCAGATCCCCTTTCTGCTGTAACGAGTAGCGCTCTAGTTTTGCCATTCAAGTTACACGTTTTTTTTAGTTTAGAAATAAATCAGTCACAGTTTCTAATCCTGATGCATTTGCTTCTGCATTGATTCTGTTTATTTCCAACTTCTTGGCAGGAAGCAGCGTACTGAGCATGGATAGCTCTCTGGGTAGGCCTGACATTGCTCTATTAACAGTGTGCACATAGACTCCATCTGAACGTAGCACTCTTCCTCCTGCCTATTTATTCCCCTTTCAATGAACATCGAGTGGAAGATATCTCAAAAAACTTTCACCACTCAACGATATAATTTCGTATGTGGCTGGCTATAATCCAAAAGTAGTCCGGGTGGGTAAACAAATATTTGCAAGTCCTCCAAATATTGTTCTTAAAATGGGACATATTATactaccaggtgtgagtgttattAGCTGTtactatccagcacacatctaggtggacacggccacttgtgatgtcagaagaggccgattttcaaaacggcctttaaaggctaatcacactcacacctggtggtataatatgtcacctttaaaaatGCGTTTGACTGCAAAAAAACtgatattttcaatgtctgcTTTGCAGAATGTGCGCATGCGTCGGAGTATAAACTGTTTTTCGTGCTCGAGGAATGTCGAAACAAGCTCAAAAAGACGAAGAAAACTGAAGATACTTTAAGAAAGCCAGTAATCTTGTCATGTAACAG
Coding sequences:
- the zfyve27 gene encoding protrudin isoform X2; this encodes MMPAAGVSQGQDPSQVAGERGELVHMSSKDIPGSPDPSELGSPRSAPCFDLLKMVVSYKRMTLFLEPVTDAVELTRFLLGWRMPVCSMLVCTVLNFFFLTLSEVGWFLVSVLAVSVPASLGYLQDRCGGSTSDTELQNKRFHAVHRRDLQKVHLTKQEAMLEVKDLLKQLDDWLVSACLTAESLFKVLYWDSHVESSRFYGGLLFGICLLYTVPVGWVLAVLTNALFLWNRDFCRVLLGLRGVLHLGRDQELEQKTVRAEQEQGSLQDRTPTPTSLEEDDDCSLGNPDYDCITDNGLLSRNEPIRSKVSKLTEKLRKRYPTASAGNCSSCSAVFSVLKKRRSCSNCGNSFCSRCCSFKVLRSSMGATAPEAQRETVFVCAPCNSSLNKFL
- the zfyve27 gene encoding protrudin isoform X3 → MSSKDIPGSPDPSELGSPRSAPCFDLLKMVVSYKRMTLFLEPVTDAVELTRFLLGWRMPVCSMLVCTVLNFFFLTLSEVGWFLVSVLAVSVPASLGYLQDRCGGSTSDTELQNKRFHAVHRRDLQKVHLTKQEAMLEVKDLLKQLDDWLVSACLTAESLFKVLYWDSHVESSRFYGGLLFGICLLYTVPVGWVLAVLTNALFLWNRDFCRVLLGLRGVLHLGRDQELEQKTVRAEQEQGSLQDRTPTPTSLEDLSPGSVEEAEEAEPDDEFKDAIEEDDDCSLGNPDYDCITDNGLLSRNEPIRSKVSKLTEKLRKRYPTASAGNCSSCSAVFSVLKKRRSCSNCGNSFCSRCCSFKVLRSSMGATAPEAQRETVFVCAPCNSSLNKFL
- the zfyve27 gene encoding protrudin isoform X1, which translates into the protein MMPAAGVSQGQDPSQVAGERGELVHMSSKDIPGSPDPSELGSPRSAPCFDLLKMVVSYKRMTLFLEPVTDAVELTRFLLGWRMPVCSMLVCTVLNFFFLTLSEVGWFLVSVLAVSVPASLGYLQDRCGGSTSDTELQNKRFHAVHRRDLQKVHLTKQEAMLEVKDLLKQLDDWLVSACLTAESLFKVLYWDSHVESSRFYGGLLFGICLLYTVPVGWVLAVLTNALFLWNRDFCRVLLGLRGVLHLGRDQELEQKTVRAEQEQGSLQDRTPTPTSLEDLSPGSVEEAEEAEPDDEFKDAIEEDDDCSLGNPDYDCITDNGLLSRNEPIRSKVSKLTEKLRKRYPTASAGNCSSCSAVFSVLKKRRSCSNCGNSFCSRCCSFKVLRSSMGATAPEAQRETVFVCAPCNSSLNKFL